Proteins from a single region of Chryseobacterium sp. T16E-39:
- a CDS encoding four helix bundle protein produces the protein MYQFYFEKLEVWQNARKLVKEVYLITQSFPENEKFGITNQIRRASTSITANIAEGLSRKSNKDKSRFLNVAFGSTIEVINFLILLNDLSFLNDTDYKSLREKSEHISNQINSLYKTINTES, from the coding sequence GTGTATCAGTTTTATTTTGAAAAATTAGAAGTATGGCAAAATGCCAGAAAATTGGTTAAAGAAGTTTATCTTATCACACAATCTTTTCCTGAAAACGAAAAGTTTGGTATTACTAATCAGATAAGAAGAGCAAGCACAAGTATCACAGCAAATATCGCAGAAGGTTTATCAAGAAAATCAAATAAAGATAAATCCCGTTTTTTAAATGTTGCTTTTGGTTCAACAATAGAGGTAATTAATTTCCTGATCCTTTTAAACGATCTCAGTTTTTTGAATGACACAGACTACAAAAGTTTAAGAGAAAAATCAGAACATATTTCAAATCAGATCAATTCATTGTACAAGACTATAAATACTGAATCTTAA
- the tsaD gene encoding tRNA (adenosine(37)-N6)-threonylcarbamoyltransferase complex transferase subunit TsaD, with the protein MSESIILGIESSCDDTSAAIIKGNTILSNIAANQAIHKEYGGVVPELASRAHQQNIIPVVEKSFTKANIQQNAISAIGFTRGPGLLGSLLVGTSFAKSLAMSLDVPLIEVNHLQAHILAHFIDDANPMPPNFPFLCLTVSGGHTMIVLVKDYFDMEIIGKTIDDAAGEAFDKIGKIFDLDYPAGPIIDRLSKEGNPDAFKFNKPKMEGYNYSFSGIKTSVLYFIQKEVKKNPDFIKENLNDLCASVQKTIIEILMDKLEKAASELNITEVAIAGGVSANSELRNVMQANHKKLGWNIYIPKFEYTTDNAAMIAMVAQLKFERGEFTDLRTSATSKYDL; encoded by the coding sequence ATGAGCGAGTCTATAATTTTAGGTATCGAATCGTCTTGTGACGACACATCAGCAGCTATCATCAAGGGAAACACCATTCTTTCCAATATTGCTGCAAATCAAGCAATTCATAAAGAATATGGAGGTGTAGTTCCTGAGTTGGCATCAAGAGCCCACCAGCAAAACATTATCCCTGTTGTTGAAAAATCCTTCACCAAAGCAAATATACAACAAAATGCTATTTCGGCGATAGGATTTACTCGCGGACCGGGACTTTTAGGTTCACTTCTTGTAGGGACGTCTTTTGCTAAATCTCTGGCTATGAGCCTGGATGTTCCTTTAATTGAAGTAAATCATCTCCAGGCCCACATTTTAGCCCATTTTATTGACGATGCAAATCCTATGCCGCCTAACTTTCCTTTTTTATGCCTTACCGTAAGTGGTGGTCATACCATGATCGTTTTGGTAAAAGATTATTTTGACATGGAAATAATTGGAAAAACTATTGATGATGCAGCCGGAGAAGCATTTGATAAAATTGGAAAAATCTTTGATCTCGATTACCCTGCCGGACCTATTATTGACAGACTGTCAAAAGAAGGAAATCCTGATGCTTTTAAATTCAATAAACCCAAAATGGAAGGGTATAATTATTCTTTCAGTGGGATAAAAACTTCTGTATTGTATTTCATTCAGAAAGAAGTGAAAAAGAACCCTGATTTTATCAAAGAAAACCTTAATGACCTCTGTGCATCGGTACAAAAAACGATTATTGAGATATTGATGGATAAGCTGGAAAAGGCAGCAAGTGAACTTAATATCACAGAAGTCGCTATTGCAGGTGGAGTTTCAGCCAATTCTGAATTAAGAAATGTAATGCAGGCTAACCATAAAAAGTTGGGCTGGAATATTTACATTCCAAAATTTGAATATACAACCGATAATGCCGCAATGATCGCTATGGTGGCACAATTAAAATTTGAAAGAGGAGAGTTTACAGATTTAAGAACGAGTGCAACATCGAAATATGATTTGTGA
- a CDS encoding translocation/assembly module TamB, with product MAKLENNNENENKKSVTENLSDQVHKTVENVEEKVKETVKEASELASDAVHHPVETVQEFGKQAAKDVTSYSWWARLLLILFWLGFSLIVAIIVIVNLPVTKQWAADQALQIVNKDFKADMSTESVEVNYFGNVTIKGLRVKDYKGLEFIKAREFRANSDWLSLASGAISGKSNSLSFNSLTMVNADVKVITYKGDSISNFIRFTQLFDNGKKRDPKKPAFQLNSRVQIIDSKVSIVNQNSPGEAGKWLTATKFNLKAPNLKVNGPDVSALINNLSFVTTRWGKSHFVDTFSTELSLTHKHLSLKDLTLNTDHTLLQGDIKFNLNNGSWAGFEDKVRWDMNLQQGSQLSGYDISYFVTNWDNFKPFNVSGKMTGPLNKFYLENFLIRNPDVNIATKTMKVNNLLKGKFLIETNNLSTDFTYKDLKAMMPSFISRKMKNFADDFGKLKYNGAARVNPDQIFIPNGSLITGIGQAKISKLSLTGYSTAMPKYSGYVEATDLNVSVITKNKSVGLISGKFDLDGQSFDVNTMRLTTKSQISSVEIMNKEINNLYLDGLLDHKKYNGIITVNDEQAKATVKGLIDFSTSRITMDVNADVGYLNMNYFTNKPGNQIVSGQVNGKMAMSSINDLTLDVEANNVNFATATQKYIIPNAKLKTFVESGNRVISVDAPGAANGKISGKYSLADLAGMVENGIGKILVGPPPRKLYRGQNFTMNFDVQQGLVSYFLPDLKLPQGAVVEGQYDGDANNLILNVDAASLKYMMTKEVEITEADKALAEANPAYKINDRENMSRDSAMVDSVMVRINTANLEQQLYAKINKVQYNKNIIKDITLSGKNENNTVLHLATQFKYGSPEDELEDKLKEYAINVSQSTNASGDFVFKFDPTEVKFNDVVWAIDTSPELDHSITYRKNTSDFEIRNLKIFSDKSVLFIKESTFKSAKDFYVDADITDFSIEKLLEMQSGGNSMDITGLANGSVKIKMDKSTLQPLVDLTVDDIQMNGTDMGDLTISATNGFSLNVYDIDVKVTSAGVLGNNNLNLTGTVNNNTPSPTIDLVAEMRDFNISFAQQFVRTIFGNLRGKATGDLKITGTLKNLDYSGDIALKEFGLKLLFTGVDYSFDDTVIPLSKGLAILNNIEVHDGRSNSKGNISGAIQFETLSSMGVNLVMRADNLLVLNSTQKDLDLFWGRVYGQGDLYIDGPVSGLSISTPNMKALSGSTFTFNSSSTSNVEEFKMLRFLKEGKDGLVTLEEKKKTGANMNIDFSLDVDKGTTVNVLVGDDVGNITVKGEAKNLKFLMNRQGAIAMGGTYKVENGTFISKAILNKTFQIEKGSSIRWDGDAMKPALSISANYVRMVSNAGQYLNMGNLQPISILLQANITQSLVDPKIDLDVSALDVSSQVKETLAAKMSQEGEKVLQFGSILLLNSFNISNTGGVGVDVAGVAESSGYNMLLKQLGSVLNTMSNEFQIDLNYVKGDQNSNTGDRANAGVSFALSPRIKVKTGLGIPLTKTESTEANYLSGEGSIEYDISKKNDGSLVLRGYSKPTNIGMGMAGAGTNGSANQAYGGGVVWSKSFNSLFKRRKKDKKQPDVTKEIKTDSLKAEGK from the coding sequence ATGGCAAAGTTAGAGAATAATAACGAAAATGAGAATAAAAAATCTGTAACTGAAAACTTAAGTGATCAGGTACATAAAACCGTAGAGAATGTAGAGGAAAAGGTAAAGGAAACAGTAAAGGAAGCATCTGAACTTGCTTCGGATGCAGTGCATCACCCTGTAGAAACTGTTCAGGAATTTGGAAAGCAGGCTGCTAAAGATGTAACCAGCTATTCCTGGTGGGCAAGACTTTTATTGATCTTATTCTGGCTCGGTTTTTCACTTATTGTGGCAATCATAGTTATTGTTAATCTTCCCGTTACTAAACAATGGGCTGCCGATCAGGCGTTACAAATTGTTAATAAAGACTTCAAAGCAGATATGTCCACAGAAAGTGTGGAAGTGAATTATTTCGGAAATGTTACCATAAAAGGCTTAAGAGTTAAAGATTATAAAGGACTTGAATTTATTAAAGCACGTGAATTCCGTGCAAATTCTGACTGGTTATCCCTGGCGAGTGGAGCGATTTCAGGAAAGAGCAATTCCCTGAGCTTTAATTCACTTACAATGGTCAATGCTGATGTTAAAGTAATTACTTACAAAGGCGACAGTATTTCTAACTTCATACGGTTTACTCAATTGTTTGATAATGGAAAGAAAAGAGACCCTAAAAAGCCTGCTTTTCAATTGAATTCAAGAGTACAGATCATTGATTCCAAAGTTTCGATTGTTAATCAAAATTCACCTGGAGAAGCCGGCAAATGGCTGACCGCTACGAAATTTAATTTAAAGGCGCCTAACCTTAAAGTTAATGGGCCAGATGTCTCAGCACTGATCAACAATTTATCATTTGTAACCACAAGATGGGGGAAGTCTCATTTTGTAGATACCTTTTCCACAGAATTATCTCTTACTCATAAACATCTTTCGCTTAAAGATCTTACGTTAAATACTGACCATACACTCTTACAGGGAGACATTAAATTTAATCTCAATAATGGGTCATGGGCAGGTTTTGAAGATAAAGTACGCTGGGATATGAATCTTCAGCAAGGAAGTCAACTGAGTGGGTATGATATCAGCTATTTTGTAACGAACTGGGATAATTTTAAACCATTTAATGTTTCAGGAAAAATGACTGGCCCATTAAATAAATTTTATCTGGAGAATTTTCTTATCAGAAATCCTGATGTGAATATTGCTACGAAAACGATGAAAGTGAATAACCTTTTAAAGGGTAAATTCCTTATTGAAACCAATAACCTTTCTACTGATTTCACGTATAAAGATCTGAAAGCAATGATGCCTTCATTCATTTCTAGAAAAATGAAGAACTTTGCTGATGATTTTGGAAAACTAAAATATAATGGCGCTGCAAGGGTTAATCCGGATCAGATTTTTATTCCTAATGGAAGTTTGATAACAGGGATTGGACAGGCTAAAATTTCTAAACTTTCTCTTACCGGGTACAGTACGGCAATGCCAAAATACTCAGGATATGTGGAAGCAACTGATTTAAATGTTTCTGTCATTACGAAAAATAAATCGGTAGGTTTAATTTCAGGAAAATTTGATCTTGACGGACAGAGTTTTGATGTGAATACCATGCGGCTAACTACAAAATCTCAAATTTCAAGTGTTGAGATTATGAATAAAGAGATTAACAATCTTTATCTTGATGGCTTACTGGATCATAAAAAATATAATGGGATCATTACAGTAAATGATGAACAGGCAAAAGCCACTGTGAAAGGGCTTATTGACTTCAGTACTTCAAGAATTACTATGGATGTCAATGCTGATGTTGGTTACCTGAACATGAATTACTTCACCAATAAACCTGGAAATCAAATTGTCAGTGGTCAGGTAAATGGGAAAATGGCGATGTCATCTATTAACGACTTAACCTTAGATGTTGAAGCTAATAATGTGAACTTTGCGACAGCCACTCAAAAATATATTATTCCCAATGCGAAGCTGAAAACTTTTGTGGAATCCGGAAACCGGGTTATTTCTGTAGATGCACCTGGTGCCGCCAATGGAAAGATATCAGGGAAATATAGTTTGGCCGATTTAGCTGGAATGGTAGAGAATGGAATAGGGAAAATTCTGGTAGGTCCACCACCAAGAAAGTTATATCGCGGTCAGAACTTTACGATGAATTTTGATGTTCAACAGGGATTGGTAAGTTATTTTCTTCCTGACTTGAAACTGCCTCAGGGTGCTGTAGTAGAAGGGCAATATGACGGAGATGCAAATAATCTTATTCTGAATGTTGATGCAGCTTCGTTGAAGTATATGATGACCAAAGAAGTTGAGATCACAGAAGCGGACAAGGCATTAGCAGAAGCGAATCCTGCTTATAAAATTAATGACAGGGAGAATATGTCGAGAGATAGTGCAATGGTTGATAGTGTCATGGTGAGGATAAACACTGCCAATCTTGAACAACAGCTGTATGCCAAAATAAATAAAGTACAGTATAATAAAAATATTATTAAGGATATTACGCTTAGTGGAAAGAATGAAAATAATACGGTTCTGCATCTGGCTACCCAGTTCAAGTATGGAAGCCCTGAAGATGAACTCGAAGATAAGCTAAAAGAATATGCGATCAATGTAAGTCAATCTACAAATGCTTCCGGAGATTTTGTGTTCAAATTCGATCCTACTGAGGTAAAGTTTAATGATGTCGTTTGGGCTATTGACACCAGTCCGGAACTTGATCATTCTATTACCTACAGGAAAAATACAAGTGACTTTGAAATAAGAAACCTTAAGATCTTTTCTGATAAAAGTGTTTTATTTATCAAGGAATCAACATTTAAATCGGCTAAAGATTTTTATGTAGATGCAGATATTACCGACTTTTCTATTGAAAAACTTCTGGAAATGCAGTCCGGTGGAAATTCTATGGATATCACAGGACTTGCGAACGGAAGTGTAAAGATAAAAATGGATAAAAGTACCTTGCAGCCTTTGGTTGATTTAACGGTAGATGATATTCAGATGAACGGAACCGATATGGGGGATCTTACCATATCTGCCACCAATGGTTTCTCCCTTAATGTTTATGACATTGATGTAAAGGTTACTTCTGCGGGAGTTCTTGGAAATAATAATTTAAATCTAACCGGAACTGTTAATAATAATACTCCTTCTCCAACTATTGATCTTGTCGCAGAAATGCGTGATTTTAATATCTCGTTTGCGCAGCAGTTTGTACGGACTATATTTGGAAATTTAAGAGGGAAAGCAACAGGAGATCTCAAAATAACCGGAACCCTAAAAAATCTGGATTACAGTGGTGATATTGCCTTAAAAGAATTTGGATTAAAGCTTTTATTTACGGGAGTGGATTATTCTTTTGATGATACTGTAATTCCATTATCAAAAGGCTTGGCCATTTTGAATAATATTGAAGTTCACGATGGAAGATCAAATTCTAAAGGTAACATATCAGGGGCGATCCAGTTTGAAACACTTTCTTCGATGGGGGTCAACCTGGTAATGAGGGCAGATAATTTGTTGGTATTAAACAGTACACAAAAAGATCTCGATTTGTTTTGGGGTAGAGTGTACGGACAGGGTGATTTGTATATCGATGGTCCCGTTTCTGGCTTAAGCATCTCAACACCAAATATGAAGGCCCTTTCCGGAAGTACTTTTACTTTTAATTCGAGTTCGACTTCCAATGTTGAGGAATTTAAAATGTTGAGGTTCCTGAAAGAAGGTAAAGATGGATTGGTAACGCTTGAAGAAAAGAAAAAAACCGGAGCCAATATGAATATTGACTTCTCTCTTGATGTTGATAAAGGAACTACTGTGAATGTCCTGGTTGGAGATGATGTTGGGAATATTACGGTAAAAGGTGAGGCTAAAAATTTAAAATTTCTGATGAATAGGCAAGGAGCCATTGCCATGGGAGGAACATATAAAGTCGAAAATGGAACCTTTATTTCAAAAGCGATTCTTAATAAAACATTCCAGATAGAAAAAGGAAGCAGCATCCGTTGGGATGGGGACGCTATGAAACCAGCATTAAGTATTTCAGCCAATTATGTAAGGATGGTGTCTAATGCGGGGCAATATTTAAATATGGGTAATCTTCAGCCTATTAGTATTTTGCTGCAGGCCAATATTACGCAATCTCTTGTCGATCCAAAGATTGATTTGGATGTTTCTGCTCTGGATGTTTCAAGCCAGGTAAAAGAGACCCTGGCGGCTAAAATGAGTCAGGAAGGAGAGAAGGTTCTCCAGTTTGGTTCTATATTATTGCTGAATAGTTTTAATATTTCAAATACAGGAGGAGTAGGAGTAGATGTAGCTGGAGTAGCAGAATCTTCAGGATATAATATGCTTTTAAAGCAATTAGGGTCTGTTCTTAATACGATGAGTAATGAATTTCAGATCGACTTAAATTACGTTAAGGGAGATCAGAATTCGAATACAGGGGACAGGGCAAATGCCGGGGTAAGTTTTGCACTTTCTCCGAGGATAAAAGTGAAGACCGGTTTAGGTATTCCATTAACCAAAACTGAAAGTACTGAGGCAAATTATCTCTCCGGTGAGGGATCTATTGAATATGATATTTCTAAGAAAAATGACGGAAGTTTAGTTTTGAGGGGATACTCTAAACCTACGAATATCGGAATGGGAATGGCCGGTGCAGGGACTAACGGATCTGCAAATCAAGCCTATGGAGGCGGTGTTGTGTGGAGTAAAAGCTTTAATTCTTTATTTAAAAGAAGGAAAAAAGATAAAAAACAACCAGATGTAACAAAAGAAATAAAAACAGATTCCCTAAAAGCAGAGGGTAAATAA
- a CDS encoding Lrp/AsnC family transcriptional regulator, translated as MNYQLDEIDKKILDFLVENTRMPFTEIAKQMDVSAGTIHVRVKKMEDAGIILGSSLNIDYGKLDYHFTAFIGILLTKSNRTQEVLKELSTLPNVIEASVISGKYNIFCKVRAKNTEDAKRIIYQIDDIQDVMRTESMISMEEYLSDKNRLINAISI; from the coding sequence ATGAACTATCAACTGGACGAAATAGACAAAAAGATTCTTGATTTCTTAGTAGAAAACACAAGAATGCCTTTTACTGAAATTGCTAAACAGATGGATGTGTCTGCGGGTACAATTCACGTAAGAGTGAAAAAAATGGAAGATGCAGGTATTATTTTGGGATCATCCCTTAATATCGATTATGGGAAATTGGATTATCACTTCACTGCCTTTATCGGGATCCTTTTAACTAAATCAAACCGTACTCAGGAAGTTTTAAAAGAGTTATCAACTCTTCCTAACGTAATTGAGGCAAGTGTGATTTCCGGAAAGTATAACATTTTCTGTAAAGTAAGAGCGAAGAATACTGAAGATGCGAAAAGAATTATCTATCAAATTGATGATATTCAGGACGTAATGAGAACAGAAAGTATGATTTCTATGGAAGAATACTTAAGTGATAAAAATAGATTGATCAACGCTATTTCTATTTAA
- a CDS encoding TetR/AcrR family transcriptional regulator, with protein sequence MKSPKDRIVATTMKLFSMQGYNSTGINQIISEANVAKASFYVHFKSKEDLCVEFLNVRHEYWFKELEDFIALKSGYKAKVIAAFDFLIYMNQKENFRGCSFLNILSEIPMDNIKILDVIQHHKLDLRNYFRELLSKNEISDHIYMLFESCIIESQLFKSNELIEKSKKIITKLI encoded by the coding sequence ATGAAATCTCCAAAAGACAGAATCGTCGCAACGACCATGAAATTATTTTCCATGCAGGGATACAACTCTACAGGAATCAATCAGATTATTTCGGAGGCAAATGTAGCCAAAGCCAGTTTCTATGTACATTTTAAATCTAAGGAAGATCTCTGTGTTGAATTTCTTAATGTGAGACATGAGTATTGGTTTAAGGAGTTAGAGGATTTTATCGCTTTGAAAAGTGGATATAAGGCCAAAGTAATTGCAGCATTTGATTTTCTGATTTATATGAATCAGAAAGAGAACTTCAGAGGGTGCAGCTTTCTCAATATTTTATCGGAGATTCCTATGGATAATATTAAAATATTGGATGTGATTCAACATCATAAATTGGACCTTCGAAATTATTTCCGGGAGCTTTTAAGTAAGAATGAAATAAGTGATCACATCTATATGCTTTTTGAAAGCTGTATCATAGAGAGCCAGCTATTTAAATCAAACGAACTAATAGAGAAGTCAAAAAAAATAATTACCAAATTAATATAA
- a CDS encoding nuclear transport factor 2 family protein, with protein sequence MEQKHPLPPFTLETAKEKIQLAEDAWNSQDPERVSKAYTEDSEWRNRDRFVNGREEIVEFLRQKWAKELNYKLKKEYWAHADNRIAVRFEYEYQTKDGEWFRAYGNENWEFDENGLMKKRYASINDLAIKEEERKFR encoded by the coding sequence ATGGAACAGAAACATCCGCTTCCGCCTTTCACTCTTGAAACGGCAAAAGAAAAAATCCAATTAGCAGAAGATGCCTGGAACAGTCAGGATCCTGAAAGAGTTTCCAAAGCTTATACCGAAGACAGTGAGTGGAGAAACAGGGACCGATTTGTGAATGGGAGAGAGGAGATCGTAGAATTTCTTCGTCAAAAGTGGGCAAAAGAACTTAATTACAAACTTAAGAAAGAATATTGGGCACATGCGGACAATCGAATAGCAGTCCGTTTTGAATATGAGTATCAGACAAAAGATGGAGAATGGTTCAGGGCTTATGGCAATGAAAACTGGGAGTTTGATGAGAATGGGCTGATGAAGAAAAGATATGCAAGCATTAATGACTTGGCAATAAAAGAAGAAGAACGTAAATTCAGGTAA
- a CDS encoding transketolase family protein: protein MKYTYTEKKDTRSGFGAGLAELADKNPNVVALCADLIGSLKMEKFIEKAPERFFQIGIAEANMIGIAAGLSITGKIPFTGTFANFSTSRVYDQIRQSVAYSGKNVKICASHAGLTLGEDGATHQVLEDIGMMKMLPGMTVINTCDYNQTKAATLAIADFEGPVYLRFGRPVVPVFIPEDMPFEIGKGIMLQEGTDVTIVATGHLVWESLVAADELEKEGISCEVINIHTIKPLDEEIILKSVEKTGKIVTAEEHNYLGGLGESVAGMLARKRPTRQEFVAVNDTFGESATPAELMKKYKIDSAAVKEAVKRILDK from the coding sequence ATGAAATATACATATACAGAAAAAAAGGATACACGTTCAGGATTCGGAGCCGGATTAGCTGAACTTGCTGATAAAAATCCAAATGTTGTAGCGCTTTGCGCAGACCTTATCGGTTCTTTGAAAATGGAGAAATTCATTGAAAAAGCACCGGAAAGATTCTTCCAGATAGGAATTGCAGAAGCCAACATGATTGGTATTGCTGCAGGTCTTAGTATCACAGGAAAAATTCCTTTCACAGGAACTTTTGCGAATTTCTCTACTTCAAGAGTATATGATCAGATTCGTCAGTCCGTAGCTTATTCAGGGAAAAATGTAAAGATCTGTGCTTCGCATGCTGGTCTTACATTAGGAGAAGATGGAGCGACTCACCAGGTATTGGAAGATATCGGTATGATGAAAATGCTACCGGGAATGACGGTAATCAACACCTGTGATTACAATCAGACAAAAGCAGCAACTCTCGCTATTGCTGATTTTGAAGGTCCGGTATATTTAAGATTCGGAAGACCTGTGGTTCCTGTATTCATTCCTGAAGACATGCCTTTCGAAATTGGAAAAGGAATTATGTTACAAGAAGGAACAGATGTAACCATTGTTGCAACAGGACACCTGGTTTGGGAATCTCTTGTAGCTGCAGATGAGCTTGAAAAAGAGGGGATCTCTTGCGAAGTGATCAATATCCATACTATTAAGCCGTTAGACGAAGAAATCATCTTAAAATCAGTAGAGAAAACTGGTAAAATTGTAACTGCTGAAGAGCACAACTATTTAGGAGGTTTAGGAGAATCTGTTGCAGGAATGCTGGCAAGAAAAAGACCAACAAGACAAGAGTTTGTTGCCGTAAACGATACTTTCGGAGAATCTGCTACTCCGGCTGAGCTTATGAAGAAATATAAGATTGATTCTGCAGCAGTAAAAGAGGCAGTAAAAAGAATTTTAGACAAGTAA
- a CDS encoding transketolase → MMSKSIEELKSLATQIRRDILRMVHDVNSGHPGGSLGCTEFFTALYGKVLNYHLPFTMEGKNEDHFYLSNGHISPVFYSTLARFGFFPVEELKTFRKLNSRLQGHPTTHEGLPGIRVASGSLGQGLSVALGAALGKKLDGDKSLVYSLHGDGELQEGQIWEALMFAAAKKVDNIISTIDYNGRQIDGDTDDVLSLGDLHAKLEAFGWTVLEEKNGNDLEAVIAILERAKAETGKGKPVAIMLHTEMGAGVDYMMGSHAWHGKAPNDEQLETAFKQLYLEAPADY, encoded by the coding sequence ATAATGAGTAAAAGTATTGAAGAGTTAAAATCTCTTGCTACACAAATCAGAAGAGACATTTTAAGAATGGTTCATGATGTTAATTCAGGACACCCAGGCGGAAGTTTAGGATGTACAGAATTCTTCACAGCGCTTTATGGAAAAGTACTGAACTATCATCTTCCTTTCACTATGGAAGGTAAAAATGAGGATCATTTCTATCTTTCAAATGGTCACATTTCACCGGTTTTCTACTCTACATTAGCTAGATTTGGATTTTTCCCGGTTGAGGAATTGAAAACTTTCAGAAAGCTAAATTCAAGATTACAGGGTCACCCGACTACTCATGAGGGATTACCTGGAATCCGTGTTGCTTCCGGATCTTTAGGACAAGGACTTTCTGTAGCTTTAGGTGCTGCTTTAGGTAAAAAATTAGATGGTGACAAATCTTTGGTTTATTCGCTTCATGGAGATGGTGAATTACAGGAAGGACAAATCTGGGAAGCTTTAATGTTCGCTGCAGCTAAAAAAGTAGACAATATCATTTCTACGATAGACTATAATGGTCGTCAGATCGATGGTGATACTGATGATGTATTAAGCTTAGGTGATCTACATGCTAAATTAGAAGCATTTGGATGGACTGTATTAGAAGAGAAAAACGGAAACGATCTTGAAGCTGTAATTGCTATTTTAGAGAGAGCAAAAGCTGAAACAGGTAAAGGAAAACCAGTTGCAATAATGCTTCATACCGAAATGGGTGCCGGAGTAGATTATATGATGGGAAGCCACGCTTGGCATGGTAAAGCTCCTAATGATGAGCAGTTGGAAACAGCATTCAAACAACTTTATTTGGAAGCTCCTGCAGATTACTAA